A DNA window from bacterium contains the following coding sequences:
- a CDS encoding divergent polysaccharide deacetylase family protein: protein MKTGKKKKGGARPKKRRGGRFLKFLLFLALAGAALYFSSGYLKGLYVSALQRDVEDIVGTLTDDGILLDVGDEKAAGEIVDGLKSIQRRSFGLMKVRTGKPRPNRVSGFIEFGKSSYGFSIIIEGKRVYEGKPKLAVIIDDMGGSFERDKKFFDLGIPVTPSVLPFLRSSEATAKLAAQKGRPFLLHMPMEPNPKTEANPGEGAILKGMGEQKTRELVGAALLSVRGAAGVNNHMGSRATEDEQVMDYLMSELSVRGLFFVDSLTTGGSAGARSAKRYGVPFSKRDVFLDNSQEEEAIGEKIEEAVDIALRTGSAIAIGHSHDSTLEALRRWTPMIKSAGVEVVTVDRLVKADN, encoded by the coding sequence ATGAAAACGGGAAAGAAAAAGAAGGGCGGGGCAAGGCCGAAAAAGCGAAGGGGCGGAAGGTTCCTGAAATTCCTGCTTTTCCTCGCGCTCGCCGGAGCCGCGCTCTACTTTTCCTCCGGCTACCTTAAAGGTCTCTACGTCTCCGCTCTTCAGCGCGACGTGGAGGATATAGTGGGGACCCTTACCGACGACGGGATACTGCTTGACGTTGGCGACGAGAAGGCGGCCGGGGAGATTGTGGACGGCCTGAAATCCATTCAGCGCCGCTCCTTCGGGCTGATGAAGGTGAGGACGGGCAAGCCCCGGCCAAACCGCGTCTCGGGCTTTATCGAGTTCGGCAAGAGTTCCTACGGCTTTTCGATAATCATCGAGGGGAAGAGAGTTTACGAGGGAAAGCCGAAACTCGCGGTAATCATCGATGATATGGGCGGCAGTTTCGAGCGCGATAAAAAGTTCTTCGACCTCGGAATACCCGTCACTCCGTCTGTCCTGCCCTTTCTCAGGAGCAGCGAGGCCACGGCGAAGCTGGCGGCGCAGAAGGGGCGGCCCTTCCTCCTCCACATGCCGATGGAGCCAAATCCCAAAACCGAGGCGAACCCCGGCGAGGGAGCGATTCTAAAGGGAATGGGGGAGCAAAAGACCCGCGAGCTTGTCGGCGCGGCGCTCTTGTCCGTAAGGGGCGCGGCGGGGGTGAACAACCACATGGGCAGCAGGGCCACGGAAGACGAGCAGGTCATGGACTACCTTATGAGCGAGCTTTCCGTGCGGGGGCTTTTCTTCGTGGACAGCCTCACCACGGGGGGAAGCGCCGGGGCGAGGTCGGCGAAGCGCTACGGAGTTCCCTTCTCCAAGCGGGACGTTTTTCTGGACAACTCGCAGGAGGAAGAGGCGATAGGCGAGAAGATAGAAGAGGCGGTGGACATCGCCCTCCGGACCGGCAGCGCCATAGCCATCGGCCATTCCCACGATTCCACCCTCGAAGCCCTGCGCAGGTGGACCCCGATGATAAAGAGCGCAGGCGTAGAAGTGGTAACGGTAGACCGGCTTGTAAAGGCAGATAATTAG
- a CDS encoding serine--tRNA ligase encodes MLPIKLIKSEPEKLRKALKDRNNDFDLDGLLALDAERRDILGELETLRNRRNVVSREVGRIKKEGGDAAALLEEMKGVGERSKALEERLREVEPLVSDAIERIPNIPHVSVPAGADESCNAVARFWGEPGKFSFEPRPHWEIGEGLGILDFERAAKITGARFVVMKGLGARMERALISFMLDLHTREHGYTEMLPPFMCNSKAMRGTGQLPKFEEDLFKLRDTDYYLVPTAEVPVTNYHMDEVLDEAQLTLKYTAYTPCFRAEAGAAGRDTRGMIRQHQFDKVELVKFSHPDNSYAELENLTANAEEVLKRLGLPYRVVALCTGDLGFSSAKTYDIEVWLPSQNTYREISSCSNFEDFQARRANIRYRPKGGTGTELVHTLNGSGLAVGRTLVAILENYQQEDGSVIVPEVLRPFMGVDVIR; translated from the coding sequence ATGCTTCCCATAAAACTGATCAAAAGCGAACCCGAAAAACTTCGCAAGGCGCTCAAGGACCGCAATAACGATTTCGACCTCGACGGCCTTCTGGCGCTCGACGCCGAGAGAAGGGACATACTCGGCGAGCTGGAAACCCTCCGCAACCGCCGCAACGTGGTATCCAGAGAGGTCGGCAGGATTAAAAAAGAGGGCGGCGACGCGGCGGCCCTTCTTGAAGAGATGAAGGGCGTAGGCGAGAGGTCGAAGGCGCTTGAGGAGCGGCTCAGGGAGGTCGAACCCCTCGTCAGCGACGCCATCGAGAGGATTCCAAACATCCCCCACGTCAGCGTCCCCGCCGGGGCCGACGAGAGCTGCAACGCCGTCGCCCGCTTCTGGGGCGAGCCGGGGAAGTTCTCCTTCGAGCCGAGGCCCCACTGGGAAATAGGCGAGGGTCTCGGGATACTAGACTTCGAGCGAGCCGCGAAGATTACCGGGGCGCGGTTCGTGGTGATGAAGGGGCTCGGGGCGCGCATGGAGCGGGCGCTGATAAGCTTCATGCTCGATCTGCACACCCGGGAGCACGGCTACACCGAGATGCTGCCGCCCTTCATGTGCAACTCGAAGGCGATGCGCGGCACCGGGCAGCTTCCGAAGTTCGAGGAAGACCTCTTCAAGCTCCGCGACACCGACTATTACCTCGTTCCCACCGCCGAAGTCCCCGTGACCAACTACCACATGGACGAGGTGCTCGACGAGGCGCAGCTAACGCTCAAGTACACCGCCTACACCCCCTGCTTCCGCGCCGAGGCCGGCGCGGCGGGGCGCGACACCCGGGGTATGATACGCCAGCACCAGTTCGACAAGGTCGAGCTGGTCAAGTTCTCCCACCCGGACAATTCCTACGCCGAACTGGAAAACCTCACCGCCAACGCCGAAGAGGTCTTGAAGAGGCTCGGGCTTCCCTACCGCGTCGTCGCCCTCTGCACCGGCGATCTCGGCTTCTCCTCCGCAAAGACCTACGACATAGAGGTCTGGCTCCCCAGCCAGAACACCTACCGCGAAATCTCCTCCTGCTCCAACTTCGAGGATTTTCAGGCGAGGCGGGCCAACATCCGCTACCGCCCCAAGGGCGGCACAGGGACGGAACTCGTCCACACACTCAACGGCTCAGGCCTGGCCGTGGGCCGTACCCTCGTCGCCATTCTCGAAAACTACCAGCAGGAGGACGGCAGCGTGATAGTCCCGGAGGTACTCCGGCCCTTTATGGGAGTGGACGTAATCAGGTAG